CGAAAGATCAACTTTCCCATCTGCCACGTATCTTCAGGTTGCTTTAGCCTTTTGGACACTTTAGGCAAATCAACGTCGGGGGAATTTTTCCAACCAAATGTTGAAAGAATCTTATTAGCCATCTGCAACTGCCTCTTGAATCTAAGACAGATCCTAAGCGCAACGAAAACTGCCAATACCTCCACCGCCAGCCAGATACCAAACAGAGCTTTCCCCAAGAAAACCCACTGATCTCGATCATGAGGTAGCGGCTGCATTAAAAAAAATGTCGGGACTAACGCACAGATGCTCCAAAATAGTATCGACCACCTTAGGAAAAACTTACCAAGCGCTCTACTACCGCGTTCACAATGAGGGTGAACGGACAAAATTCCGTCACTACATCGCCTGATCGCGTATCCAATCCATCCGGACTCTGCCCGCTCCGCGACAACGTCGACTTCATCACCATTTTCAAAGACAGACAGCCAAATCCATGCGCGGACTTCCTCACCGTTCAGCCTGAAGGCCACTAGGTCCCCCACCGTATCCGTGAACTGCGTGGATGTACTGAGATTCAGCGCAATGTCGTTCAAGCCAGCCAGCGCTGCGACGATCGCAGTTCGCTCCATTGCCTGCTTATCCGCGTCCGTGAAGATCGTCTCATAGGAGGCT
This window of the Burkholderia cepacia GG4 genome carries:
- a CDS encoding putative type VI secretion system effector translates to MEPKQATAPVLLRGVITGLTKRRASYETIFTDADKQAMERTAIVAALAGLNDIALNLSTSTQFTDTVGDLVAFRLNGEEVRAWIWLSVFENGDEVDVVAERAESGWIGYAIRRCSDGILSVHPHCERGSRALGKFFLRWSILFWSICALVPTFFLMQPLPHDRDQWVFLGKALFGIWLAVEVLAVFVALRICLRFKRQLQMANKILSTFGWKNSPDVDLPKVSKRLKQPEDTWQMGKLIFRYTES